A genomic window from Neoarius graeffei isolate fNeoGra1 chromosome 5, fNeoGra1.pri, whole genome shotgun sequence includes:
- the LOC132886249 gene encoding uncharacterized protein LOC132886249 — MPRKGRRSEAARRRWSKLDLEELTPSTFPLKTVSPPAGEEPSTGSRTRETHPPCSRAPVSNLVGSSPPAKPFWSTGDVLPKVRPCRGTGFRHRVLRWPTSKLTGRSHKLVIPPESPDKKFVLIVGDSHLRSIADGFAVMPEGKFSFGVMSTPGAHAAQLRTEVLHADLPRAPAAVCVLAPSNNLTASRTIEEAAVDYASFLTAVRSRWPEVFVLDFPPRLQEDEMYQVLLRQEYHRVTARMGVRYFSVAEHFPLTRLELWSRDGVHLSDREGMGILTQLLWAATEQFLKTPPPPPPVSPTPSQPLGKVSPKLVVKGEVCAPLSPDPFQWKVVGRRSKSQVPGQASVAQQQEESFLPLNPVWFSSTILRAVEEVSPSRLSGVEDCRSPPASKKVASPAAARRRRTSERRPPHHQSPVNTLVGSPPTRLSQRLEDDAPSSPVPRSRTTDGPSPRTQISVTNLMESPPVRLSCSLGDPETPCCSPVAKVPRMKTPSPAGPSKTIKDVAHQSPRPAKTWTPFPSLTSWPWIIDDGLSSSPGKEVRTFTFGFIVGLIKCLCVCGLFQLKCIKKPLRKK, encoded by the exons ATGCCAAGGAAGGGGAGGAGGTCTGAGGCGGCCAGGCGCCGATGGAGTAAGCTCGACCTGGAGGAGCTGACTCCCTCCACTTTCCCCCTGAAG ACGGTGTCCCCCCCGGCCGGAGAGGAGCCTTCCACAGGGTCGAGGACCAGGGAGACCCACCCCCCCTGCTCCCGAGCTCCAGTCAGCAAC TTGGTTGGATCTTCACCCCCAGCCAAGCCTTTCTGGAGCACGGGAGATGTCCTTCCCAAAGTTCGGCCAT GCCGCGGTACCGGGTTCCGCCATCGGGTGCTGAGGTGGCCAACTTCAAAGCTCACAGGACGGAGCCACAAGTTGGTCATCCCGCCGGAGTCTCCTGACAAGAAG TTCGTTCTGATTGTCGGGGACTCCCACCTGCGGTCCATCGCGGACGGTTTCGCCGTGATGCCAGAGGGTAAGTTCTCGTTTGGCGTCATGTCGACCCCTGGGGCCCACGCTGCTCAGCTGCGGACGGAGGTCCTGCATGCTGATCTTCCTCGGGCCCCTGCTGCGGTCTGTGTTCTTGCCCCCAGCAACAACCTGACTGCAAGCAGGACCATCGAGGAGGCAGCCGTCGACTATGCAAGTTTCCTCACTgctgtgaggagccgctggccggAG GTTTTTGTGCTGGACTTCCCCCCCCGCCTGCAGGAGGATGAGATGTACCAGGTCCTCCTGCGCCAAGAGTACCACCGCGTGACAGCTCGTATGG GTGTGAGGTACTTCTCTGTGGCGGAGCACTTCCCCCTTACGCGCTTGGAGCTGTGGAGCAGAGACGGC GTTCACCTGAGTGACCGTGAAGGGATGGGCATCCTCACCCAGCTGCTGTGGGCCGCGACGGAGCAGTTCCTCAagacaccaccaccacctcccccGGTGTCTCCCACTCCTTCACAGCCACTTGGGAAGGTATCTCCTAAGCTGGTTGTGAAGGGCGAGGTATGTGCTCCTCTGTCTCCTGACCCCTTCCAGTGGAAGGTCGTTGGTCGGAGAAGCAAG TCGCAGGTTCCTGGTCAGGCCAGCGTGGCGCAGCAGCAG GAGGAGTCCTTCCTCCCACTGAACCCAGTGTGGTTCAGTAGCACGATCCTTCGTGCTGTGGAGGAGGTGTCTCCTTCTCGGCTGTCTGGCGTGGAGGACTGCAGGTCTCCTCCAGCGAGCAAGAAG GTGGCCTCCCCAGCGGCAGCCAGGCGTCGTAGGACCTCAGAGAGACGCCCCCCCCACCACCAGTCTCCTGTGAACACC CTGGTTGGATCCCCTCCAACCAGGCTGTCACAGAGACTGGAGGACGACGCCCCCTCCAGCCCGGTTCCTCGGTCCAGGACCACGGACGGACCATCCCCCCGCACCCAAATTTCAGTGACCAAC CTGATGGAGTCCCCTCCAGTCAGGTTGTCCTGCAGTTTGGGTGATCCGGAGACCCCCTGCTGTTCCCCGGTTGCGAAG GTGCCCAGGATGAAGACTCCTTCACCGGCTGGACCATCCAAGACCATTAAAGATGTGGCCCATCAGTCTCCTCGCCCAGCTAAG ACATGGACACCATTTCCCTCATTGACTTCCTGGCCCTGGATAATCGACGATGGACTCTCCAGCTCCCCTGGTAAAGAGGTCAGGACATTTACATTCGGGTTTATCGTGGGTTTAATaaagtgcttgtgtgtgtgtggtttatttcAACTCAAATGCATAAAAAAACCTTTAAGGAAGAAATAA